A genome region from Myripristis murdjan chromosome 16, fMyrMur1.1, whole genome shotgun sequence includes the following:
- the LOC115373876 gene encoding tumor necrosis factor receptor superfamily member 11B, whose product MSARIAKSNPAMKLIVLFTASLSWAFQQQATPPKYQHRDPVTSDLLLCDQCPPGMAVKQHCTANTPTECQPCPDKHFAENWHWGDTCQYCTSVCKERQLVKRQCNSTHDQLCECAKGFHLVVEFCIKHSVCSPGYGVVALGTPESDTKCEPCPPGHFSSGSSSTEPCLPHRNCTDSSLKTLRQGTSTMNTLCENQTKHPVPECSQHHARCHTDVTLCEEAVFQSLASLRLSSVPLERLLESLPGRRVDRKSLERLKKACTPQQQVLQLLRLWREQNKDQDKLYGIIQGVNHCERKVSRCAGVKNLTLDDLLKVTNSLPGIRIRQEDVRAVVSSCPTRQYILQLLHLWKTANFDLDLAKGLSHSLRVLRSQGAPRTLMKALKKISRIIGTTSVHKMYEKMFVNMLQDDSCFKTHKPYNE is encoded by the exons ATGAGCGCTCGGATAGCGAAATCCAACCCGGCCATGAAACTGATAGTG ctcttcactgcctctctctcctgggCCTTCCAGCAGCAAGCTACACCGCCTAAATACCAGCACCGTGAtcccgtgacctctgacctcctacTGTGTGACCAGTGCCCTCCTGGCATGGCCGTGAAACAGCACTGTACTGCCAACACACCCACAGAGTGCCAGCCTTGCCCTGATAAACACTTTGCTGAAAACTGGCACTGGGGTGATACGTGCCAATACTGCACTTCG gTGTGTAAGGAGAGACAGTTGGTGAAAAGGCAGTGCAACAGCACCCATGAtcagctgtgtgagtgtgcaaaAGGCTTCCACCTTGTGGTGGAGTTCTGCATAAAACACAGCGTCTGCTCCCCTGGGTATGGAGTCGTAGCTCTGG GTACGCCGGAGAGTGACACAAAGTGTGAGCCTTGCCCCCCTGGTCATTTCTCAAGTGGCAGCTCCTCCACAGAGCCGTGTCTACCCCACAGGAACTGCACAGATTCGAGCTTGAAGACACTGAGACAGGGAACTTCCACCATGAACACCCTCTGTGAGAATCAGACCAAACACCCCGTCCCAGAGTGCTCTCAGCACCACGCGCGGTGCCACACTG ATGTGACCCTTTGTGAGGAGGCTGTTTTCCAGTCTCTAGCATCGCTGCGACTGTCCTCAGTGCCCCTGGAGCGGCTGCTGGAGAGTCTTCCAGGGCGAAGGGTGGATCGCAAAAGTCTGGAGAGGCTGAAGAAGGCCTGCACTCCGCAGCAGCaggtcctgcagctgctgcgaCTGTGGAGGGAGCAGAACAAAGACCAGGACAAGCTGTACGGAATCATACAAG GCGTGAACCACTGTGAGAGGAAGGTGTCCCGCTGTGCTGGCGTAAAGAACCTGACCCTGGACGACCTCCTGAAGGTTACCAACAGCCTGCCGGGGATCCGAATTCGTCAGGAGGATGTGCGGGCTGTGGTGTCGTCCTGCCCGACAAGGCAGTACatcctgcagctccttcacctcTGGAAGACGGCAAACTTCGACCTGGATCTAGCCAAAGGTCTGTCTCATAGCCTGAGGGTCCTGCGCAGCCAGGGGGCGCCACGCACCCTGATGAAAGCACTGAAGAAGATCAGCCGCATTATAGGAACCACCTCGGTGCACAAGATGTACGAGAAGATGTTTGTCAACATGCTGCAGGATGATTCGTGTTTTAAGACTCACAAGCCGTACAATGAATAG